TCTTGTTCTCCGCTTCTTTGTCATAATAGTCTTCACGGTATAAGAATGCGACAATATCCGCATCCTGCTCGATACTTCCCGACTCACGGATATCAGACATCATCGGACGCTTATCCTGACGCTGCTCCACGCCACGGGAGAGCTGTGATAAGGCGATGACGGGAACCTGCAGTTCACGTGCAAGCCCTTTTAAAGAACGGGAGATTTCAGAAACTTCCTGCTGACGGTTCTCCCCTGAACGTCCGCTACCCTGGATCAGCTGCAGGTAGTCAATGAGGATCATGCCAAGGCCGTGCTCTTGAGCGAGGCGGCGGCATTTGGAACGGATTTCCCCCACCTTGATCCCCGGGGTATCATCAATATAAATACCGGCGTTGGACAAGCTTCCCATCGCCATGGTCAGCTTTCTCCAGTCCTCGTCGGTCAAATCCCCTGTACGGAGGTTTTGGGCGTTGATGTTGCCTTCTGCACAAAGCATACGCATGACGAGCTGTTCTGCCCCCATCTCAAGGGAGAAGATCGCGACATTCTCTTTCGCCTTGACCGCTACGTTCTGTGCGATGTTCAGGGCGAAGGCTGTCTTACCCATGGAAGGACGGGCTCCGACGATGATCAGATCATTTCGCTGGAATCCGGCCGTCATATGGTCGAGGTCTGCGAATCCGGTGGAAATACCGGTGACGTCACCTTTTCGGTTGGTCAAGGTTTCAATATTATCATACGTCCTCACCAAGACGTCCTTGATATTATGGAAGGCTCCTGCATTTTTCCGCTGGGCGACTTCCATGATATTCTTTTCCGCTTCACTGAGCAGGCTGTCAACTTCATCTTCACGGGCGTACCCGTCTGAAGCGATATCTGTAGCGGTACGAATCAATCTCCGCAACAACGATTTCTCTTCGACGATCTTGGCGTAATACTCGATATTGGCAGCGGTCGGAACAGAAGCAGCAAGCTCACTGAGGTAAGCGACCCCGCCTACATCTTCAAGCTCTTTCGCTGCCGCCAGTTCCTCCGTCACCGTAATTAAGTCGACGGCTTTTCCGCCGTCTCCCAGATTCAACATGACGTTATAGATCTTCTGATGAGAATGACGATAGAAATCTTCTGGAATCAAGATTTCAGACGTAGTCGTCAACGCGCTCGGCTCTAAGAAAATAGCACCTAATACCGCTTGTTCGGCCTCAATATTCTGAGGTGGAACCCGGTCCTGGAACATTTCATTCATCTATGCATAAACCTCCCTTGCTTTCTTCTATCTATATCAATATGATTTCTAGTTCTACCGAAAAAATGTGATCAGGATAAGAATCCAGATCACATTTTACTATCAAGCTATATTCATTTTAACATGTTTTGTCGCAAAATGATGTTACCAAATTTCGTATATTGAGTGGAAAACTATTCTTCCGATACGTGTACCTTCAATGTTGCAGACACATCTGTGTGCAGTTTCACAGGAACATTTGTGTATCCGAGGGTGCGGATTGCATCGTTCATTTCAATCTTTCGCTTGTCGATTTTAATGTCATGAGCCTTTTTCATCTCATCGGCAATCTGCTTGCTTGTGATGGAACCGAATAAACGGCCGCCTTCACCAGACTTCGCTTTCATCTCGACCGTCAGTTCTTCCAACGTCGCTTTCAGCTTCTTCGCTTCCTCAAGCTCTTCCTGGGCGATTTGCTTTTCTTTCTTCTTCTGCCCTTCAAGTTGACCCATATTGGCATTTGTTGCTTCTACAGCCAGGCCTTTTTTCAATAAAAAGTTATGAGCATAGCCGTCCGCTACGTTCTTCACTTCACCTTTTTTGCCTTTACCTTTTACGTCTTTCAAGAAAATGACTTTCATATCTCTTTTCTCCCTTCAAAATAATCATTTAATGCATCTTTCAACTGTTCTTCCGCCTCCAGCACAGACATCTGCTGGAGCTGGGTGGCCGCGTTGGTCAAATGACCTCCGCCGTTCAGGTTTTCCATGATGATCTGAACGTTCACGTCACCTAATGAGCGGGCACTGATCCCGACCGTTTCAGGATCACGCTTCGAAATGACAAAGGACGCAATCACTTCATCCATCGTCAATAACGTATCCGCCGCCTGGGCGATGAGGACCGGATCATAAATGACATCTTCCTCCGCTTTGGCGATTGCCACTCCTTCACGGAAAAATACCACCGATTCGATCAATCGGGAACGCTTAATATACGTATCGACATCTTCCTTCAGGAATTTCTGAACGAGCACGGTATCCGCCCCTTGCGCCCTTAAATAGGATGCGGCATCAAATGTCCGCGAACCCGTCCTGAGCGTGAAGCTCTTCGTGTCGACAATGATCCCTGCAAGGAGCGACGTCGCTTCAAGCATCGTGATCTTCTCGTGCTTCGGCTGATACTCCAGCAGTTCCGTCACAAGCTCCGCAGTCGAAGAAGCGTACGGCTCCATATACACGAGTAGGGGATTTTTGATAAAGTCTTCTCCCCGGCGATGATGGTCGATGACAACGACTTTGTCCACTTTGTTTAATAACTTCTCTTCAATGACCAGAGAAGGCTTATGCGTATCGACGACGACGAGTAATGTATCATCAGTCGCCATCTCAAGTGCTTCTTCCGGGGTGATGAACCGGGTGTGGAGATCTGAATTCGCCTTAATTTCCTTCATCAGGCGCTTCACCCCGTTGTCGATTTCATTGAAATTCAACACGACGTATCCTTCACGCTGGTTCATCTGAGCCACTTTCCGGATCCCGATGGCGGCACCGACCGCATCCATATCAGGATGTTTATGGCCCATAATGATGACTTTGTCACTCTCGATCATGATTTCCTTCAGGGCATGGGAGATGACCCTCGCACGCACGCGGGTGCGCTTTTCCATCGGATTAGTCTTTCCGCCGTAGAACTTGACCTTTCCATTGGTCTGCTTGATGGCGACCTGATCCCCGCCTCGACCTAACGCAAGGTCAAGACTCGACTGGGCGAGCGTCCCGAGTTCAGGAAGGGAGGATACCCCGGTCCCGACCCCGATGCTCAGCGTAAGGGGAACATTCTGCTTGGATGTCGTATCCCGAACGTCATCCAGGATCCCGAACTTTTCCTTCTCAAGCACCTGAAGAATCTTCTCATTGATGACGGCAATGAACCGTTCAGAAGAGACACGCTTCAAGAACACGCCGTACTCTTTTGCCCACTTATTCAAAATGGACGTCACAAGGCTGTTCAAGCTGCTCCGTGTTTGGTCATCCATTCCCTGAGTCAGTTCATCGTAGTTATCCAGGAAGATGATCCCTATATTTGTTCGTTCATCATGATATTGCTTTTCTATTTCTTTCTGTTCTGTCACATCAAAGAAATAGAGTAACTTTTCCTTGAGCTTCAATACAACATGATACTTTCTCTCATTGATCGTCACAATTTCCGAATCGACTTCCTGCTTGATCAATGGAACGAGAGATTCTGCCACGTCGTACAGAGATCTTCCAACGACTGTGTCTTCATTGAAACAAGAGGCCAGAAAAGGGTTTGTCCATTCTATGTAATACTCATCATTGATGAGCATGATCCCTATCGGCATCTCCATCAACGCCTCTTCCCCGACGCGCTTGACGCGATAGGATAGCGTGGAGATATATTCCTCTGTTTCTTCGTGTGACCGTTTCTCAAAGTAAAACGCGAGATAGTACACGCCGCCAAAGACAATCAACCCGATTAACGAAATGATCCATTGGTAAAAGGAAACCGATACTAACAAAAGAGCTGTTAATATAGCAAGACCGTACAATGGGTAGCGGATCATTCGCTTATTAAAATAAGATGGCATGATTTCAGCTCCTGGATCTTAAATTTCTATGACTTACGTTGCAGCCGTTGTCTTAGATCAAATCCTAAGTCAATTATACCTAAAATTCGCACGAGATAAAGAAGAGGAATTGAAATGACTGTAATTAATACCAAAATTCCTTTTGACCAGCCTTTCATATGGGCAAAGAAATACAGGAAAGAAAATCCTTGAACAAGCATCAATGTTTGCAGCACGGACAATACATTAAAAAGGGCCGTATATATATAGCTCCCCTTCTCAGGCTGAAGCACCATCGACAGTACGAGAGTGATCAAGTAATACCAAAGGATGCTCTTTGGAAGCTTCCATTCACGGAACGGCTTGAACACCGGCACTTCCCTGCCCAACCGCTTCATGATCGGGAAATTGACCAAAATAAACACCAGGGCAAGCCCCACACCGATTCCTACAAACATCGTCGGCAGCAGCGTACGGAACATCTCGATGGCCTGATCCATGCTCTCCACCAGTTCCTTTTCAGGCACCAGTCCGATTTTTTCAAATATCGAGATATAAGCGGCCTTCGACTCTGTCACGCTATCTTCTACTATATTAACACCGAAGAACAAAATAGAAAAAACAAAACCAATCACAATATTCAGGACGAGCGTCACACTCGCAGCCAGAAACAGCTTCATCTTATCTACCTTTGCCTTCACACACCAGCCTATGACAACACCGGTCGTCGCCACCATAAAGGTGACAGGGAGTGCAACCAATCCCCCAAACAGAAAAGAAAGTGCCAAGGACCCAAGCAGTACATAGAACGAATTCACTAACGAATACTTAGAACTGAAAAGCATCAAAGGAAGCGGCAGCACAAAAAACGCCAGCGATCCAATCAGCGGTACATATAAACTCAACAACATCAAAACAGTAAAGATGGCAAGCATCAGCGCGCCTTCCGTCAACACACGGGGATTCTTCAATTAAAACGCTCCTTACGATAAATTCAAAAACATACAATAGCCATATCATATCAATTTTGGTGAGAGATTTCATCTAAGTGAATCAGGGAGATGTTTTTTGAGGGGGGCGGAGAGGGGATTTGTCTTCGTTGGGGGGATTTTGAGTGGGACGGGGGAATATTCGGTCTTTGTTGAAAGGGTTTTGCTCATTTTTCTCTATGGTTTCTACTTTTCCTGCGGTATTTTATGAAAATGAAGGCCTTGCCTGGTATCCTCGACCCATTATTGCGTGAAATCCGCCCTCTATTGCGTGACTTTCACGATTAATCGCGTCACTTTCGACCTTCATTGCGCGACTTTCACACTTTATTGCGTAATTACCCATCACCTTAAAAAAACCACCTGCTCACACGCACATCCACTTCCCAATAAAAAAGCCCCCTCCACAACCACTTCCTCATCTACTTAGTATGCACTCACTGTAAAACGGAGTATACGTCGTAAATATAGGGTGGCCATGGAGGGAACGCATAAGACACGATTATGAAATTTTAAAACGCTCGATGGAGGATTGAAGCTCTTGGCTCAAGTCAGTCAGGCGTTCTGCTGCTTCTGTGACCGATTGGACGGCTCTGACTTGTTCCTCAGTTGAGGCACTCATTTCCTGACAGGAAGCGGCTGTTTGTTCAGCAGTCGCTGCCATCAGCTGGATGACTTTGACGACTTCGTCTTTTTCAAGATTGATTAGGCCGACTTCTTTGTACATATTGTCGATCTCACTTTGCATCGATTTCATCAGGTGGGAAGTCTGGTCGAAGACGTGATTCGTTTTTTGGATCACATCGTTCTGGACATCGAATGTTTCTTTCGTTTTCACCATTTCTTCCACTGCCTGATTGGAGCCCTGCTGGATCTCCACAATCGTGCGTTTTACTTCTTCCGTAGCTCTGACCGATTGATCGGCAAGCTTGCGGACTTCTTCGGCAACGACTGCGAAGCCTTTGCCGTGCTCTCCGGCTCTTGCTGCTTCAATGCTCGCGTTGAGGGCAAGCAGGTTCGTTTGTGACGAAATTTCCGTGATCGTTCCCATTACAGACTCGATCGTCTTCACCTTCGCTTCCAGGCTCAGGATGACTTTTTCCATGGAAGAGATGTATTCGCTTGAAGAATGATACGCATGCTCCAAGTCCTTCACCTGATTCAATCCCGATTGGTTCATGGCATCCGCTTTTCCGGCAAGTGCAGACATCTCTTTGGATTTTTCATACACGCCGTCAATCCGTGCGCCTAATTGCTCGGTTTGATGATGGGCACGGTCGGAGTCAGAAGCTGACTGTGAAGCGCCGGTTGCGATTTCATGCACCGCCCTCGCCATTTCTTCACTGGATGCATTCGTTTCCTCAGAAACGGCACTCAACCCCTCGGCTGATTCCCGGACATTGTAAATCGAATCCTGAACCACTTTCAGCGTATCTTTCATGTTCGTGATCATTTTGTTGAAGTCCGCTGCAAGCAAACCTGTCTCGTCCTTCGTTTTGATCGTTGATTGAATCGATAAATCGCCCGATGACACATCGGTGACCGTCTTTTGAAGCTCTTTGATCGGTTTTGTCATCATATTCGCCACAATGACAACAAGCACCAGCATGATGACCAGTGTAATAAGAGCTGTAAGCATGAGTAAATGTTCAATCTCCTTGGAAGATTTGATAAGGTTATTCATCGTGTAGGCAGATCCCACTTTCCAATTCGTTTTCGGGACCGTATCATACACCAATACCTTCTCATCCCCATCCAGTTCATAACGGATCGTATCGGCTGCTTTTTCAGCCTTCAACATTTTACTGATGAAAGGAAGCGACGAAAGATCCTCTCCACGCTTCGTCGGGTGGACGATTGCTGCTCCATCGACGCCGATCAAGAAAGGATAGCCGCTATATCCGATCTCAACTTCAGAGATACGTTCTGTCAGCTGCGACAGATTAATATCGACACCAAGGACACCGATCACTTTATTTTCAGAAACGATTGCTCTTGATGCAGTGATAATGTATTCTTCCGTAGCTGTATCTATGTATGGCTCACTCCATACGACCCCTGCCCTTGCTTCCTCTGCAGCTTTATACCAGTCCCTGCTTGTCGGATCAAAATCACTTGGCAACGAGACAGAAGGGACAATCTTCAGCTTCTTATTCGGCGACGCCAAATAGATAGAAGTCGCTTCTTCATACAGGCTTAAATAATTGTCGAAATCCGCCTGCAGATTCGCATAGATGGCTGTATTATCAGCATTGTTTTCCCCTTCTTGAAGCTGGACTCTTGCAAATTCCTTCAATGCGTTAGAGACGGAATACTGGTTGATACTCTTTTCATATTGACCGAGGAAAAGTTGAACCGAATTATTCAGTTCCCCTACGATCCCTTCCGTCTGGCTGATGACTGACTCCTCTGTTTTCACCCTGGTCTGCCAGCTTGTGATGGCAATGATGACCGCGAATGACAGCATGAATAAAATCGAGATGACGACGATCAACTTCATTCTGATCGAGGAAAGGATTAACCCTTTATTTTTCTTCCCCTCTTTTTTCATTCTACCTTTCTTCACCTTTTCTCCCCCTTATAGTAAAACAACAGCGATGTATATACTTATTCATCGACATAATTCATCAATTATTTATACTTCATTGAAAATTCACATAAATAAAAAAGAATTTCAGGCATAAAAAAAAGCAGCAGGGAAGAATCCCTGCTGCTTACATCGATTTATTCACCAGTAACGTATGGAAGTAATGCCATTGTACGAGCGCGTTTGATCGCACGAGTCAACTTACGTTGGTACTTAGCGTTAGTTCCAGTTACACGACGTGGAAGAATTTTTCCACGCTCAGATACGAATTTCTTAAGAAGATCTACATCTTTGAAATCGATATGTGTAATTCCGTTTGCTGTGAAGTAGCACACCTTACGACGTCTACGTCCACCTCTACGTCCTCCTGCCATTTGTTTTCGCCTCCTATCTTGTTTAAGTTTGGTATCGTTCGTTTAGAATGGCAGATCATCATCTGAAATGTCGATCGGCTGACCGTCATTTGCAAATGGATCTTCATCTACACGTGTATAGTTGTTATTATTGTTGTTGCGTTGTTGATTCTGATTCTGACTATACGGATTGCTTTGGTCACGCTGACCTCCGCCCGAATAGCCCGGACTTCCTCCACGATCGCCTTGATTCGCACTACGCGGTTCTAAGAACTGAACGCTTTCTGCTACAACTTCCGTCATAAACACACGACGTCCATCCTGTCCTTCGAAATTACGTGTTTGAATGCGACCGTCAACGCCAGCTAAGCTGCCTTTTTTAAGAAAGTTTGCTACATTCTCTGCAGGGCGACGCCATACAACACAATTGATAAAATCTGCTTCCCGTTCGCCTGACTGATTCGTAAAACTACGATTCACTGCCAGTGTAAACGAAGCAACAGCCACTCCGCTTGGAGTATATTTTAATTCAGGGTCTTTGGTTAAACGCCCTACTAATACAACACGGTTCATCATCAGAATCAACCCCTTCCTTCTAGTGTACTGTCTCTATTGAAACAGATGATAGAAGTGTATATCTTAAAAAACGTTCGGATTATTCTTCTTCTTTAACAACGATATGACGGATAATATCATCGCTGATTTTAGCTAAACGATCGAATTCGTTTACTGCATCAGAAGTAGCGTTCATCTTAACTAGTTGATAGAAACCATCACGGAAATCGTTGATTTCATACGCTAAACGACGTTTACCCCAATCTTTTGACTCGATGATCTCCGCACCGTTAGTCGTTAAAACGTTATCGAAACGCTCAACTACTGCTTTCTTTGACTCATCGTCAAGGTTTGGGCGGACAATGTACATAACTTCATACTTTCTCATCTGAATGTCACCTCCTCGTGGTCTATACGGTCCTTTCTGTACGAAAGAACAAGGAGCAATGCGTTCATTACTCACGAAATAAAATTATAGCATAAGATATCTATTATTGCAATATGACGTAAAAAAAAGACTAGAAGCGGGGTTCTAGTCTTTTTAAAGGATTGTTTCTTTAGTATAAATTGTCTGCCCGGCTCTGTCGAAGGGGTAGTGCTGGATGGTGAGGGAGTAATCTTCCTCGTCCAGAAAACCACATATTATTACACGTTAAAACGGAAGTGAATGATGTCTCCGTCTTTGACGAGGTATTCTTTACCTTCGAGACGTACTTTTCCGGCTTCGCGGGCTGCGCCCATTGTTCCTGCTGCGATGAGGTCATCGTAGGATACGGTTTCGGCACGGATGAATCCTCTTTCAAAGTCGGTGTGGATGACGCCGGCACATTGAGGGGCTTTCATCCCTTCACGGAACGTCCACGCCCGTACTTCTTGTACCCCTGCCGTAAAGTAAGTGGCAAGGCCCAACAGGGAATACGTCGCTCTGATTAATTGATCAAGACCTGATTCTTCGATGCCGAGTTCTTGAAGGAACATCGCTTTTTCTTCGTCATCAAGCTCAGCGATTTCAGATTCGATTTTGGCACAGACAACGATGACTTCTGCGTTATCTTCTTTCGCAAATTCGCGCACTTTCTGTACGTATTCGTTGTCAGAAGGATCTGCGATTTCATCTTCACTGACGTTTGCCACGTATAATACAGGCTTAGACGTCAGAAGGTGAAGTTGTTTCACAAGCTTCATCTGCTCATCGGAGAACTCAACCGTACGGGCAGGCTGTTCAGCTTCAAGCGCTTCTTTGATTTTCACCAGGATTTCGTACTCAAATACGGCTTCTTTGTCTTTTTGCTTAGCCATTTTTTGTACTTTCAGGATACGTTTGTCAACTGTTTCAAGGTCAGCAAGGATCAATTCCAGGTTGATGACTTCGATGTCTTCGATCGGATCGACTTTACCCGCTACGTGGGTAATATTATCATCAGCGAAGCAGCGTACAACCTGACAGATCGCATCTACTTGACGGATGTGGGACAGGAATTTATTCCCCAATCCTTCACCTTTACTCGCACCTTTCACAATTCCGGCGATATCCGTGAATTCGAATGCAGTCGGAACCGTCTTCTTAGGTTCAACAAGTTCTGTTAATTTATCTAAACGGTGATCTGGAACCTCTACGATTCCTACGTTCGGATCGATTGTACAGAAAGGATAGTTGGCAGATTCTGCACCTGCTTTTGTAATTGCGTTAAATAGAGTGGACTTTCCTACGTTAGGTAATCCAACAATACCAGCTGTTAAAGCCATTCTTGTCACTCCTCATCTATATTCTTATCTATTTAAAATTCCATTAGATCGAAAAAATGCGTAAACGGTCGAACCTTTCACAATTATAGAGATAATGGAGGGAAAAGACAAGTGGAGGTTCTGTCGCCCGTGAAGAGGAAATCTGCGATCCTGCCTCAAAAAAAGCACCCAATCATAGGAACATGATTGGATGCTCTTTATCCCGATAAATGAAGCATCAGCGGGATTAGGACGAAAGAATTATGGGTAAAAAAAGAGTACTTACTCTTGTTCACCGCTGCTGATGACTTTTTTCATTTTCTTGGCAAAGTCTTTTCGGGGGATCATGACGCTGTGACCGCATCCGACGCATTTGATGCGGATGTCCATTCCCATACGGATTACTTTCCAGCGGTTTGTACCACATGGATGGGGCTTTTTCATTTCTACAATATCATTCAATGTAAAGGTCTTTGGCTCCACTACGCTTTCCTCCTCATTCGCTATCAAGTCTTCTTTGCTTTTCTTCACGGGGCTGAATTTCTTCTTCATCCTTCCGTGAATACATCACCATGCGAGGGAATGGAATTTCAATACCATGTGCATCCAGGCATAGTTTGACCTCTTTACGCAGCTGCCTTGCAATATACCAGTGCCTCATCGGGACCGTTTCCGCTATGATGCGGACCACAACATCTGATGCGCCAAGGGTCTGGACGCCAAGGAGCTCAGGCGGA
The nucleotide sequence above comes from Bacillus sp. KH172YL63. Encoded proteins:
- a CDS encoding methyl-accepting chemotaxis protein, which gives rise to MITNMKDTLKVVQDSIYNVRESAEGLSAVSEETNASSEEMARAVHEIATGASQSASDSDRAHHQTEQLGARIDGVYEKSKEMSALAGKADAMNQSGLNQVKDLEHAYHSSSEYISSMEKVILSLEAKVKTIESVMGTITEISSQTNLLALNASIEAARAGEHGKGFAVVAEEVRKLADQSVRATEEVKRTIVEIQQGSNQAVEEMVKTKETFDVQNDVIQKTNHVFDQTSHLMKSMQSEIDNMYKEVGLINLEKDEVVKVIQLMAATAEQTAASCQEMSASTEEQVRAVQSVTEAAERLTDLSQELQSSIERFKIS
- a CDS encoding DUF951 domain-containing protein, with protein sequence MEPKTFTLNDIVEMKKPHPCGTNRWKVIRMGMDIRIKCVGCGHSVMIPRKDFAKKMKKVISSGEQE
- a CDS encoding DHH family phosphoesterase; translation: MPSYFNKRMIRYPLYGLAILTALLLVSVSFYQWIISLIGLIVFGGVYYLAFYFEKRSHEETEEYISTLSYRVKRVGEEALMEMPIGIMLINDEYYIEWTNPFLASCFNEDTVVGRSLYDVAESLVPLIKQEVDSEIVTINERKYHVVLKLKEKLLYFFDVTEQKEIEKQYHDERTNIGIIFLDNYDELTQGMDDQTRSSLNSLVTSILNKWAKEYGVFLKRVSSERFIAVINEKILQVLEKEKFGILDDVRDTTSKQNVPLTLSIGVGTGVSSLPELGTLAQSSLDLALGRGGDQVAIKQTNGKVKFYGGKTNPMEKRTRVRARVISHALKEIMIESDKVIIMGHKHPDMDAVGAAIGIRKVAQMNQREGYVVLNFNEIDNGVKRLMKEIKANSDLHTRFITPEEALEMATDDTLLVVVDTHKPSLVIEEKLLNKVDKVVVIDHHRRGEDFIKNPLLVYMEPYASSTAELVTELLEYQPKHEKITMLEATSLLAGIIVDTKSFTLRTGSRTFDAASYLRAQGADTVLVQKFLKEDVDTYIKRSRLIESVVFFREGVAIAKAEEDVIYDPVLIAQAADTLLTMDEVIASFVISKRDPETVGISARSLGDVNVQIIMENLNGGGHLTNAATQLQQMSVLEAEEQLKDALNDYFEGRKEI
- the rpsR gene encoding 30S ribosomal protein S18 translates to MAGGRRGGRRRRKVCYFTANGITHIDFKDVDLLKKFVSERGKILPRRVTGTNAKYQRKLTRAIKRARTMALLPYVTGE
- the dnaB gene encoding replicative DNA helicase, producing MNEMFQDRVPPQNIEAEQAVLGAIFLEPSALTTTSEILIPEDFYRHSHQKIYNVMLNLGDGGKAVDLITVTEELAAAKELEDVGGVAYLSELAASVPTAANIEYYAKIVEEKSLLRRLIRTATDIASDGYAREDEVDSLLSEAEKNIMEVAQRKNAGAFHNIKDVLVRTYDNIETLTNRKGDVTGISTGFADLDHMTAGFQRNDLIIVGARPSMGKTAFALNIAQNVAVKAKENVAIFSLEMGAEQLVMRMLCAEGNINAQNLRTGDLTDEDWRKLTMAMGSLSNAGIYIDDTPGIKVGEIRSKCRRLAQEHGLGMILIDYLQLIQGSGRSGENRQQEVSEISRSLKGLARELQVPVIALSQLSRGVEQRQDKRPMMSDIRESGSIEQDADIVAFLYREDYYDKEAENKNIIEIIIAKQRNGPVGNVSLAFVKEYNKFVNLERRFDDAPA
- the ssb gene encoding single-stranded DNA-binding protein, which codes for MMNRVVLVGRLTKDPELKYTPSGVAVASFTLAVNRSFTNQSGEREADFINCVVWRRPAENVANFLKKGSLAGVDGRIQTRNFEGQDGRRVFMTEVVAESVQFLEPRSANQGDRGGSPGYSGGGQRDQSNPYSQNQNQQRNNNNNNYTRVDEDPFANDGQPIDISDDDLPF
- the rpsF gene encoding 30S ribosomal protein S6, producing MRKYEVMYIVRPNLDDESKKAVVERFDNVLTTNGAEIIESKDWGKRRLAYEINDFRDGFYQLVKMNATSDAVNEFDRLAKISDDIIRHIVVKEEE
- the ychF gene encoding redox-regulated ATPase YchF, with protein sequence MALTAGIVGLPNVGKSTLFNAITKAGAESANYPFCTIDPNVGIVEVPDHRLDKLTELVEPKKTVPTAFEFTDIAGIVKGASKGEGLGNKFLSHIRQVDAICQVVRCFADDNITHVAGKVDPIEDIEVINLELILADLETVDKRILKVQKMAKQKDKEAVFEYEILVKIKEALEAEQPARTVEFSDEQMKLVKQLHLLTSKPVLYVANVSEDEIADPSDNEYVQKVREFAKEDNAEVIVVCAKIESEIAELDDEEKAMFLQELGIEESGLDQLIRATYSLLGLATYFTAGVQEVRAWTFREGMKAPQCAGVIHTDFERGFIRAETVSYDDLIAAGTMGAAREAGKVRLEGKEYLVKDGDIIHFRFNV
- a CDS encoding YybS family protein; protein product: MKNPRVLTEGALMLAIFTVLMLLSLYVPLIGSLAFFVLPLPLMLFSSKYSLVNSFYVLLGSLALSFLFGGLVALPVTFMVATTGVVIGWCVKAKVDKMKLFLAASVTLVLNIVIGFVFSILFFGVNIVEDSVTESKAAYISIFEKIGLVPEKELVESMDQAIEMFRTLLPTMFVGIGVGLALVFILVNFPIMKRLGREVPVFKPFREWKLPKSILWYYLITLVLSMVLQPEKGSYIYTALFNVLSVLQTLMLVQGFSFLYFFAHMKGWSKGILVLITVISIPLLYLVRILGIIDLGFDLRQRLQRKS
- the rplI gene encoding 50S ribosomal protein L9 — protein: MKVIFLKDVKGKGKKGEVKNVADGYAHNFLLKKGLAVEATNANMGQLEGQKKKEKQIAQEELEEAKKLKATLEELTVEMKAKSGEGGRLFGSITSKQIADEMKKAHDIKIDKRKIEMNDAIRTLGYTNVPVKLHTDVSATLKVHVSEE